ACTCAAATAATTACTTAAACAATAATGTTTTGCAATCAAGATTGAAGTTCTTGCTTAGACAACTTACTTAATGCTTAAGTAAAATACATGTAAACAACTCCAAAACACAAAATGACTTCCAAATTAAAATAGAACCAAACCaattatcctaacaagtttaaaatacatatttgagctcaacaaaaatgaaatcatCCTATTTTGCAATAAACACTCATTTTAACCCTTTTTTAGTCATTAAATAGtacaaaattaatatactaatttaaataaaattgatcaaGTCAAATATGTTACTTCTAATTCCACCACAcatataaataacaatataatgCAAATACCTTTTCTTATCTAACATTTGTCGTGAGATAATGGTATTGAGCTACATCAAAATCCTATAGACTAAGTAAAATATTTCTAAGTTAAAACTTCAACCGATGCTTAAACTAGTTGAgagaattaattttttcaattgacttaacaaaaaaaaaaacttatcatTCACAAAAATAAGCTAAAAAGTAATAGAAATTTAAGAGATCTTAGAGTAAAATTGCACCTATTACAAATTGAAAATTGTTCAAAACGAATTTGTTCTTGAAAAAATAACGAGACTTGATGCAAAAGGTTATATAGATGAAAAAATGTAAAGCAAATCTCACTTTAAATCCAATTTTAAAGAGACAAAGTTTGTATACATTCAGCACATTTTTATTCTACACCTAATAATAAATCgctgtatgaaaaaaaaaaataagacttAAGTAGTAATTTGGTATTTAATTTTTGGATTATGATTGactttgataatatattttaggtttatacttaatataaaagatgatattaacattaatttaatataaaagactaaattgactctatttaataaatattagataagtaaaaaataatatagatacCAAAGTGAATCACATatctaaatcaaattaataattaattaaaaaaatcataaattaaaattttaaaaaatagatagtTTCAATCGCAAATCCTGTAACATTTTTAAAAGACGTTTTAGAacgttgaaaaaaaaagtatttaaattagCTTGATCTTATAGCTTACCTTTAATAAcgtaaaactattaattatacCGAAACATATAAAAAACACAACTAAAGAAAAGCTTTATTTCATTacacacttttaaaaataaaagatattaaactattatttttaattcaaagcTCTATCAATTTTCTGCATGGTATAATAAGCTATTGGATTATAAATTTCTCCGTCTAATTATCGTTACTTAATATTAATCgagaatataaattattttttcttactgAAACTACTTAGGACTAAAGACATAAATTagacatttaatatatatatatatatatatatatatatatatatatatatatatatatatatatatatatatatatatatatatatatatactgtttttgttttggttggGATTATTATGACTGAGGAGTGCATAAGTCtccgttaaaaaaaaaaaatttcttatattattgCGTCATTGGTgatatataatttacttttagtgaagttttttggttgactttttttcatatttataatttttttctgtaGTGCGAAGTTATTATAATTACTTTAACAAGTGTTtgagataatttatttttaacttcttCTTCCTTGAAAAAAGTTGGTCCAACaacatgatataaaaaaaagtcattttaaGGAATTTATTTTAGGGTGACGATACATGGACACTTTATCTTTTACTCTTCACCTacttaatatcaataaaattatatttttatattaaaatataaaatcgtttaaagaattaaataaaaaaataatattttattagatgtttgataaatgtaaaataattaaaagatatacatatataatttttctttattttatacatGGAAAAAGCTTACGCGGAGTTGTTCTTTTAGTCATGACcccacttttatttttttgctgagttatattttttattattattttttctaaatcacGATTTTGGATTAATTTTGTCATTTGCTTTTGCAGTGCGtccttttctttattaatttatttctttaaaagaaaagcacactttttacttttttttttctttctaaaacaGAATCTAAATTCACAGTGAAAAACTCCCAACAcggttttttaattataagtaaaatTCCCAACAGTGAATTTTTCTTCACTACTCTTTTTAACCGAACTTTTGCTCCTCTTCTCagttatttatatatcaattgcaaattaataatatttttatttcacttaTATCAGTAATATTTCTTCAGAGTTTGTTAAAAAGTTACTCAACATTTATGTATTAATTACAAATTACTGATTAagtatttaaacttttattttaatataattaaattataaccaAATAAATTCCTtacttattttaagatattattagatgacaatataattttttaaacattttttaatatttataattgtaaatcgtcactaaaataaaactatatatatcaattaaattaatttttgatttgtataaaaaaataacattttttgttactaaaaatataaacaggCTAGCACTATCTAACAAACTGGGTCATGCacttatcataaattttattcatatataggTAAAACCTAcgtcatatataaaatatactgcatagaataaaaaaattccaccgcaatttttttatattggatAAGTTTGGTTAAgcttgaaataaatatttaaaaaaaaaacacttgttTAGTAAGTAGATAGAAAAGGAATGAATCAATTCTCTCATGTcttatcttattatattaattataaataaccTGATTTCTCtaacttaaaattcaatttttccaTAAAAGAAGTTAATTTTCAATTGTTTCATATCAAATGCTTCCATAATAATCTACGAGTTCGAGCCATAAATATACAgttataatttcatatcatttttatGACATTTAAGATTTTGACACAAAtgttaagaaatataattaatatttgaatttcataaaaaaatatgttacttTTTAAGtactttttatttctctaaTTAATTAtccatattatttttaatccatAAAGTATTGATAACGagtaatgttaaaaatatttaatgcataaataattttataaaataaagactAATCTAGAATTATGTTTATTCTCTAAAATATTTGTGGAAcaagaaaatgttttaaagaaaaatgtgaTTTGAAAGGAGCGTTTTTGTCAAacagaacaaaaataataataataacctaatcattccaatatttttttaaagtaatatttcatgtataaatattatagacAGAGAAAATATGATTGAAAAGAGAAGATATCACTAAATATGATAAACTAAATTACtagaaaaagtttaaaattttacaaacaaagcttatatataaagaaaagatttatggtttccttattttttttaacttcttgttttctttcaataaaatttctcaaacaaagcTTATGAATAAATGCCTATAAAGAAAAGTTTTActtgtttccttattttttttaattccttattttctttcaataataattaaaaataaaactccCAGTTTTCCTTTTAAGGATTGCTATGAATATTTCACCAAAAAGGTTCTCAATGCTAATCACTTCTTGTTGACAAGCGTctgtgaaaaaaaatacaaatgaaaaatcattaaaaatgacatttaaatttaaaatcacattaaaaGCATTTAAAAATCCGAGTAAAGagaattaataatatttttaataaaactattctAATTATTTAATCAACTACTCTTCACTGAATGAAATTATTCCACACTTATTTCAGTTGCTTAATTTCTATAACTTAACAcaattatcaacaaaaaaagGACAACTTCAGGTAAACTAATATagaattaattcaattaattaatattaacctACATTAACAGAGGAAAAACTTTATACCACCCTCAATAATCTTACTTACTTCCAATCAAGAatgtgtaagaaaaaaaaaatccctatTTCCTTATCATAATCCTTACTTTGAATATTTCATTAACAAAACCTAAATCACGAAGGAAACACCAGAGTCTTTCTGAGCAGGTGAAAAACTTTCATTAAAAAGCATATTAAGAATGgcattaaaacatattaaaaacgTCATTAAAGcacattaataatattttgaagaaaaagctCTTGTAATTCTTGAGCCATTACTCTTATATTAATGAGAAATATATACACTTATGATCGGAATGGTGTAGcataagagaaagaaagaagatgatGTTAATGGAGTTACAGGCAGAAAATTAATTTGAAGATAGCAGCATAACACTTAGCATTTGTTTGGTAGCCGTCATTCGttgcattgttttgttttgttttgcattGCATTGCACCGTCAACTCTCAAAATTTTATACACCAAAAATATGCTGcgtctctttctctctcccctCTCTAGCAATTACACCTCTTTTGCCCTCCATTAAATGCAATTGCACCCTCTCTATACGCTCTGCAATTACTCTTCGCTGCCACATTTTCCTCCATCTGTTCCCCACTTCCCTCTCTCTCCCTCCTTCCTTCAATGCCCTTGTCCCtatctcttcatcttcttcttcttcctccttctttCTCTCCCTAACAaaccatcttcttcttctttttcttctcttcaaatGGCTCCTCACTTTTCTACTgctttttagtccctaaacagATCTACTACTACACCTTCATCTTCCACCACCCCTCACTGGTAAGTTAAAGAGTTTGTCAGTCAAACTGTTGTGGCATCCACTGTTACGATGGCTTGTTACAGTTCTGTGAGGTCACTGGTTTTTTGAGTAATGGGGTGTTCGGTACATGTTTTTTGAGTTCTAACAGGTTTTTAGAAAGTAGAAACTAGGGCTGGGTTAGAGTGAAAGGGAACGCTAGGTTTGTAAGAAAGAGAAATATCCTGAAATACGTGAAGCGTGTAGGATTCTCTGAGATCTTCGTGGGAGTTGGATTTTCTTGAAAAAAGTTTTGATCTTGCTCTTTGACAAGGCAAGATCAGAAAAGGGTATCGGTGTTTCTCCGCTTTTTGATTCATATGTGCATTGATGTGTATATCATTCTATAGGGTATGTTTGTTTTTGAgcatttgatttttcttttttaatctttttctccCTTGCAGGTCACGTTTGCGGATGTTTGAGTTTTGTAGTAACACACTGACTCGCTTTGACATTGCCATCTGACAGAATCCGAGGACTCGTCGTTTTTAGCTTCTTCTTCTGTATCCAAGGACCTCTGAAAACCCAACCAACCCTTGTGgtaagagagagaaagtgataggaatatatagagagagaaaaggagaaaagaggagagagagagagagagagagagagagagagagagagagtcaATTCAGAATATAaatgttggtggtggtggtttcTGAGGTGTGTGAAAAACACAAGGCGGTATTATGATTCCAGCGAGAAACATGCCGTCGATGATAGCTaggaagaacaagaacaacCTTGGTGGGTTTGGATCATCTTCAACTTTCACTCTTGCGCAGGTGGGTGTTTTAACTTTTCACCTTCTCTTTCAACGCATTTGACTCgctttttttattcttcaccACTTCAATTCCCCAAACTcggttttaattaaaattttcaaacaaatttgaCTCCTTtcatattttcactttttaactTTGCATCACagcaacaaaataaacaaacccCTTTTTTTGTACCACCAACCAGGCCAAATATCCTTCTCGATATTAGAAAGCCGCGTTTTCCCCAAAACTGCGttatattttctcaaaaaaaaaaaagtcaaaaggAAAAGTTtacaaatagttaaaaaaaaaagaaagagaaattatcttacaaagaaataaaatgttgatGTCTGTGTCTTTTTCTCTATGAGTGTACCGTACTATACTACATGTTTCTGTGCTGTGTTTTGTTAGATTGAGAAAGCATAAGCCTCTGGAACCTTGAAGATCTGTAACAATGTTCCAGCCGAACCTGATGGAAGCCTTGGAGATGGGTCAGAACACTTCGGAGAGTGAGGTTCCTCGAATCCGTGAAGATGAGTTCGACAGTGCCACCAAGTCTGGTAGTGAAAACCATGAAGGTGCCTCTGGTGAAGACCAAGACCCTCGTCCAAACAAGAAGAAGCGTTACCACCGCCACACCCAACACCAGATCCAGGAGATGGAAGCGTAAGTTACTCCAAATATACTCCAtcttcttgatttttctttggGTAAAATACTACATGTATGCTTCACCAAACACAGGTAATCCCTGTGCAAACCAGATATAACTATGAACAACAAAAGTGACATTTTTTCACAGAAATATTGTACCAGTTAGATATACTAGCTATTTCAAGTCTTGAACACCCAAacttttaattagttttataaagaAGCATCGAACATATTCTTTAAAGGAACTGATCAAATTATGTTTGTTCAGATTCTTCAAGGAGTGTCCACACCCAGATGATAAACAAAGGAAAGAACTGAGCAGGGAATTAGGGTTAGAACCATTGCAGGTTAAGTTTTGGTTTCAGAACAAACGTACCCAGATGAAGGTATATATCTGTATAACTGTGGTGCATGTGTTAGGTTTTGCCTTAACTTTTTTGTGAGATGTTCGTTAAAGGGGGTGTTTTGTTTTTGCAGACACAACACGAGCGGCATGAGAATACACAACTTAGAACCGAGAACGAGAAGCTTCGAGCTGATAACATGAGGTATAGGGAAGCTCTCAGCAATGCTTCGTGTCCTAATTGTGGTGGACCAACAGCAATAGGAGAAATGTCATTTGATGAACATCACTTGAGGCTTGAGAATGCAAGGCTTAGAGAAGAGGTACATCAGTTAAATAGCCAACATTTTATGTGACTTTATTAGTTGGTTACTCTAACTACTCCTTGGACCAATTAAGAAGGACCTTAATAAAGTCTCGAGTTATGTTTTACagttagaaaattaaaatgaatattaaaaggGAATTTTTAAGCAATGGACTAACGGTTACAAACCCCAGAGGGGTAGTtgattattataacattttgtttttggctttttTGACAGATTGATAGGATTTCAGCAATTGCTGCTAAGTATGTAGGGAAGCCTGTGGtgaattattcaaatatttctcCTTCCCTCCCTCCTCGTCCTCTAGAACTTGGGGTTGGTGCTGGTTTTGGAGGCCAACCAGCTATTGGTGTGGACATGTATGGAGCTGGAGATCTTCTGAGATCAATTAGTGGACCCACTGAAGCTGATAAACCCATCATAATAGAGCTAGCTGTTGCAGCTATGGAGGAGCTCATTGGAATGGCACAAATGGGTGATCCCCTTTGGTTAACTACTCTTGATGCCTCATCTACTATACTCAATGAGGACGAATACATCAGATCTTTCCCTCGAGGAATTGGCCCAAAACCTTCTGGCTTCAAATGTGAAGCTTCTCGAGAAACTGCTGTTGTTATCATGAACCATGTCAGCCTCGTTGAGATTCTCATGGATGTTGTATGTTTCACTTCCTTTACTCTATTTCAATAATGTTTATTCTATGTTATTCACTGAAGAGAACTAAAGAATGTTATTTCAGGTCTAACTATTTCTCTGGACTTTGCccttattttctttattgttttcaGAACCAATGGTCCACAGTGTTCTCTGGTATAGTCTCAAGAGCCATGACTCTGGAAGTGCTATCCACAGGAGTGGCTGGGAACTACAACGGGGCCTTACAAGTGGTACACATATAGAAATTATCTCTTTTATTTGTTAAAGTACTTTAGTCTTAACAAATCAAACAATACAAAATGAAACTGATGTTTGTTTCTGCAGATGACAGCAGAATTGCAACTACCTACCCCTCTTGTGCCAACTCGTGAGAGTTATTTTGTAAGGTATTGTAAGCAACATTCGGATGGAACTTGGGCAGTGGTGGATGTGTCTCTGGATAATTTGCGCCCTAGTCCTTCAGCCAGATGTAGGAGAAGACCTTCTGGTTGCTTAATTCAGGAAATGCCAAATGGCTATTCAAAGGTATAGTCGAGACACTTATAGGGTAATTTTGTACATGTTGGATTCTTACTTGTATTTACAATATTGTTGAAATTGTAAAGATCAGTTACATTGACTTTTCCCATATACCTACTAAGTAGGAGGCTTTGATTTTTAGACCTAGGCCATAccctttatttcattttttctccTCAATGACTTAatctttaatatttatgaattagGTCACGTGGGTCGAGCATGTTGAAGTGGATGACAGAGGTGTTCATAATCTTTACAAACAGCTTGTTAGCTCTGGACATGCATTTGGTGCCAAACGTTGGGTTGCAACCTTGGATAGACAGTGCGAAAGACTTGCCAGTGCTATGGCAACAAATATTCCCACAGT
The Vigna angularis cultivar LongXiaoDou No.4 chromosome 5, ASM1680809v1, whole genome shotgun sequence genome window above contains:
- the LOC108340685 gene encoding homeobox-leucine zipper protein HDG2, which translates into the protein MFQPNLMEALEMGQNTSESEVPRIREDEFDSATKSGSENHEGASGEDQDPRPNKKKRYHRHTQHQIQEMEAFFKECPHPDDKQRKELSRELGLEPLQVKFWFQNKRTQMKTQHERHENTQLRTENEKLRADNMRYREALSNASCPNCGGPTAIGEMSFDEHHLRLENARLREEIDRISAIAAKYVGKPVVNYSNISPSLPPRPLELGVGAGFGGQPAIGVDMYGAGDLLRSISGPTEADKPIIIELAVAAMEELIGMAQMGDPLWLTTLDASSTILNEDEYIRSFPRGIGPKPSGFKCEASRETAVVIMNHVSLVEILMDVNQWSTVFSGIVSRAMTLEVLSTGVAGNYNGALQVMTAELQLPTPLVPTRESYFVRYCKQHSDGTWAVVDVSLDNLRPSPSARCRRRPSGCLIQEMPNGYSKVTWVEHVEVDDRGVHNLYKQLVSSGHAFGAKRWVATLDRQCERLASAMATNIPTVDVGVITNQEGRKSMMKLAERMVISFCAGVSASTAHTWTTLSGTGADDVRVMTRKSVDDPGRPPGIVLSAATSFWLPVPPKRVFDFLRDENSRNEWDILSNGGVVQEMAHIANGRDTGNCVSLLRVNSANSSQSNMLILQESCTDSTGSFVIYAPVDIVAMNVVLNGGDPDYVALLPSGFAILPDGTISHETGPGGSLLTVAFQILVDSVPTAKLSLGSVATVNNLIACTVERIKASLSGETA